One Arachis hypogaea cultivar Tifrunner chromosome 18, arahy.Tifrunner.gnm2.J5K5, whole genome shotgun sequence genomic window, GCAAAGCAATGAAATTAGTGGCGAATCGAGTTGGAGCTGGACGAAGTATTTTTCGGCCGCTTGTGAATTGTCTCATCAAGTACAACGGATGGCAGTGATTATAGATATACTTCGTAATCATTGAAGCTTGTGACACAGTTTCAGTCACTTCCACGAACTTCCCAATATCCTGCAACATCAGATTAATACAATGTGCCACACAAGGAGACCAATACAATCTAGGAAACTCCGATTCCAACAACCTTTCAGCAGCAACGTAATTTGCAGCATTATCCGTCACTACATGTACAACATTTTCAGGACCAACAAATAACACAACATCCCTAAGCAACTTAAACAAAGCCTCAGCAGTTTTCGAGATATGAGAAGCATCAACTGACTTTAGGAAAATAGTTCCTTTAGGGCAATAAACCAAGAAATTAATTAAAGTACGCCTACAACGATCAGTCCATCCATCAGCCATGATAGTACATCCAATTTGTTTCCAAATCACACGATAACCTTCAATCATCTTCTTTACATCTTCAACCAATTTACTCAACAAATATCCACGAACTCTTTGGTAATTTGGCCCTTTATACCCTGCACCCATGTTTGCAATAGCATCGATCATCGGCTGATAATAAGCTGAATTAACCGCATTGAATGGCACAAAAGCATCCATCATCCATCTTGTAATAGCAATATCACACTTCTCCACAATTTCTTTGCTTTGGAGAACACTTTTAATACTTGGTTGAGCTCCAGGTGTTGCTGCAGGTGGAAAAAAGGATTGTAATCCCTTGAGTTGTTTTCCAACTCCCTTTCTAGAGCTAGGTGCTGGAATTCTTGATGCTTGTTGTTGTCGCATCTCATTACGTTCAATCTCATCAAATTCACTTTCAACGTCATCACAAGCACCATAACTTTCTGCATAttcttcttgagttttccttttcttggttCGAAGATCTTCAATGTTTTGATTGAATTGGTGTCTCACCACAGCTGGCACCTTTCGACATGCCTCAATATCTCCGCCTTTTCCAGCCAAATGATGCTTAACCCGGTTAATTCCTCCATCCCTAATAGGCTTCTCGCAATAAATACATACCTGGACCCTGGAGGGATGGAGGGACGAGCAGAGAAGAGGGAGACCGGAGGTGGCGACTGGCGACTGGCGATTGACGACTGACGACCAGTGGACCAGGAGTCAGTAGGCGACGAGGAGGCGACTTGAATGTTGAATCTTCGATGGACCGTGGACGTGCTTCTTGGTGGTGGTGAGTGGCGCATTGCTCTAGTTGCGGTGGTGAGGTGTGGTGAGTAGCAGACTCTCTATCTCTCAGCTGTCAGCTCTCATGGAGTCATGGTGCCATGGTGGTTTCTCATGGCCAAACCATTTGGGAAGGGAAAGTGGGAAACAAGGGATGGAGGGAATGAGACGGATGGAGGCTAGGGTTACACTTTCAACAGcagcttttgttttttttttttaattaagaaacgacgtcgtttccagcgcagaaaaaaataaaaaaaaagttcgaACCGGTCCGGGTTAAATAAAACCTGTCGGTTCACCGGTTCTAATCAAACCTGACCGGTTCAATTCGGGTCATTCTGGTTCGATTTCTTGTTCGGTTAGATGCCTCACCCGGACCGGTTATGACACCGGTTCGCCAGTTTTTCGGTCCGACCAGCCGGGTCGGTCCGGTTctcagaacaacaacaacaaagccttgtctcactaagtggggtcggctacatgaatcaaacgacgccattatgctctgtcatgtatcatatctacagagagaccgtttacatgtagatctcgtttgaccacctcatggatggtcttcttaggtctttctctgcctttcgccctttgtccatcttccatctcatccaccctcctgactggatgttctatcggtcttcttctcacatgtccaaaccacctgagacgcgattcaaccatcttttccacaatgggtgctactccaactctctctcttatatcttcattccttattttatccaatcgtgtatgaccactcatccatctcaacatcttcatctttgccacactcagcttatgttcgtgctcccctttagccgcccaacactccgtaccatacaacatagccggtcttatagcggtgcgatagaatttacctttaagttttaaaggcactttttggtcgcatataaaaccagatgcactccgccattttgaccaacctgcttggatcctataatTTACATCctattcaatctctccattatcctgtatgatgcacccaagatacttaaaacttttaacttttcgtaggatgttttctccaatcttcacctctatattggggttttcccttctcagacttaacttacattccatatattccgtcttgctacggcttatgcgcaaacCATACACttttagagcttctctccataactccaacttcttatttaggtcttcccttgactctcccataaggacgatatcatcggcaaaaagcatgcaccatagcACAGACTCTGAGAAcactgaaaaaaatattaaaattaatcactaaaattaattattatatatttatatataaatacatgtatttttaatttattttttatattttaatatttttatcttagtagttaattttaatgactatattaatattaatatacacCTCGTATTTAATAAAATGATAATATAAAGATTTATCAATCACTCTTTACcaaaataataaaacttaacgtatgataaaaattataaattaaatgataattaatCTCTTGACATCCCTGATCCCAGAACTTGACACCATCCAATTAATAGCAATatggaagagaagagaaaagacaaaattaaaagaagacgATAAACTAGGACAATGTAACGAAGGATAAGAAATAAGATATTGAGCCGTACACAGTATCACAGGGTGAGAACTGAGAAGTTAAAATCTTTTACACACAGCTTTTACACAAAAAAATGCTGAAACATAAAAGTAACTTGTGGTTGGTACATGTCCTACACTCCAACTTTGGAGAATAAAACCAATAGAGACCTCTCACTCGCAGCTGTGTCCTGCAACTTTGACCTGCTTTGCCAGCTTTAACGAATCGTATACTATATATATACGAATGCGATACGTGTATATATTATCATTGTTATTTAAGTACGTATAAAGGGCGAAGATATATTAAATCTGTAAAATACTATTTTGGTCTATAAAATTtggtcaaattttaatttaatttttaatatcttaaatattttatttttattttaaaaaattttaaataagtttaATATATTGTTCTATTATTAAATTGACATAAATAATTAACAGAGTGAATATCATGAATTATTAGTTAagtcataaatttaaaatttttttatttttatgtgttaaaaaaatataaataaaatattattataatatttatttttgtttttttttttataaaatccgaATCCTAGCAATtaataatcaacttttaaaaatcaaaagaaaagtttTTTGCATTGATGATTGTTAGCTAGTAAATCGATTTTACTtacatattgaaataaaaaattattggttTTACAATATATTAATTGTTGGTGTCAAATGTAATAACAGAATAATATTAAACTCGTTTAAAACCTTTTTACactaaaataaaacattaaaatattaaagattCAATTAAAATTTGTCCAAAAGTTTGGAACTAAAATAATCCTCCACTCTATATTAATATTTGTAAACCTAAATCGGTGTTTGATTAAGTAAAACTAGTTTAAATATAAAGGTAGAGAATATgagaagtataaaataaaaaaaaatccacagatcaatttattattattgtagatAGAGATGAATGTACGTGTATTATTGTGAAGACAAGAGTTCTAtcacaatttgaaattttttgagtaatatatgataataatatttatttatttctattaattattgaatttgtctctataatatttttttactcaatttttagtatttaatagtcaatttaagaattttatattagatacttattaaaataattaatttttaatttaaatgaaatgatgttttttttcttagaaatcgactcgaaagattattaatctttttttatattagctttaattttttccgtaacaattttattaattaaaagaattttctcAACTATAAATATCAATAAGAGTTGGCTTCTAATTGTATGagaagtaaatttttaaataattgtttattaatatgtatataaaagagagatattttaattgtattgttaagaaaaaaattactcaatttttttaaaatatgaaacctaaataataaattataaattatatgttattatatgAAGACTAATtatatttacaataacaaaatataattataataataatcatgttctatgtacataaaaaataatgacctgtataaaatatatattaaaatataaaatatacattaaaaataaattaaacaatatatatatatatttatacacaaatatataataattaataaataatttattaactgatttttatgtgcatataatatttttattaacaaaattattattatattatatatatatattgcttttACCGTCAACATTTTTTAAATTCGTCATTAATTATAGATTCAGTAATTAGTACAAAAATGTTGCGAAACATCTATTTAAGTGTTCAAATACCTTCTttctataaattttatttgttcgGAGTAAACTCGTAAATAATCACAATCTCGAGTATAATTACAATGAAATTTATTCATGACAAACAAGC contains:
- the LOC112769643 gene encoding uncharacterized protein, encoding MRHSPPPRSTSTVHRRFNIQVASSSPTDSWSTGRQSSIASRQSPPPVSLFSARPSIPPGSSEFDEIERNEMRQQQASRIPAPSSRKGVGKQLKGLQSFFPPAATPGAQPSIKSVLQSKEIVEKCDIAITRWMMDAFVPFNAVNSAYYQPMIDAIANMGAGYKGPNYQRVRGYLLSKLVEDVKKMIEGYRVIWKQIGCTIMADGWTDRCRRTLINFLVYCPKGTIFLKSVDASHISKTAEALFKLLRDVVLFVGPENVVHVVTDNAANYVAAERLLESEFPRLYWSPCVAHCINLMLQDIGKFVEVTETVSQASMITKYIYNHCHPLYLMRQFTSGRKILRPAPTRFATNFIALQSILAQKDGLRAMVTSREWTSSTYSKEAKAKKFVDQVLDSKFWNQCTDIVKLTESLVHVLRIVDSEDRAAMEFDKHKETISGLLDVIERYAYGDADLNTKLTSEKIIFKNAEGDFGRQSAIHEQSTVMPGCERNWSIFEHIHSKKRNRLEHQKLNDLVYVHYNLRLQQRNRMRKQSYDPICLDAFEDHSEWIMEDSQPFLTPEEVDALRNDLANMSLQSALDDLDELNLKDDRDDGEVNNTSAENANQNETNQDVAPDLSDEERYPHFEVTPWI